TCCCGGTATCGACGGCATCGAGGTCGCTCAGCATATCCTGGCGATGTCGCCGGATGCGGGAACACTCATCGTGACGAGCCACGGTCGTCCCGGATATCTGAAACGTGCACTCTCGGTCGGCGTTCGTGGATTCCTGCCCAAGACGGCGTCGGCGGAGACACTCGCCGCAGTGATCCGGTCCGTGCACGACGGCGGGCGCTACGTCGATCCGGAGCTCGCCGCCGAAGCCATCTCCACCGGCGACTCGGTGCTCACCGCACGCGAGGCCGATGTACTCGAGTTCGCGATCGACGGCTCGTCGATCGACGAGATCGCGGCACGCGCGCACCTGTCCCCCGGTACCACGCGCAACTACCTCTCGTCGGCGATGGCCAAGCTCGCCGTCGCCAACCGATACGAGGCCGCCGTCAAGGCCCGAGAACTCGGCTGGATCTGAAACCGTGCGGATTTCCCTGCGAGTCACTGCTCCTTGAACGAGCTTGCGAGTCACTGTTCCCCGAGCGACCCGCACGTCCCCTGCTCCTTGAGCGAGCTTGCGAGTCGAAAGGTGTTGCCGCAGGAGCCTTTCGACTCGCTTCGCTCGCTCAAGGAGCAGGTGGAGGCCGCTCACCAAAGGAGCAGGTAGAGGCGCCGCGCTCAAGACGCGGGAGGGGCGGAGTCGCGAGACCGGCGTTATGCGAGGCGTCGGGCCTTGAGCACTTCGTCGTTGATGTGCGCACCGTTGCCCGCGGCGATACCGCGCGGACGCACTTCGGAGAGCTCGACGACCCATCCGTCGCCGAGGATGCCCGCGATGTCGGCGGGCCGGATGAAGTCGGCCGGGTCGAAGCCGTGAGCACGCATTCCCTCGGCTTCATGTGCGACGACGAGCAAAGTCCCGCCGGGCGCGACCGCGCCGATCAGCACGTCCACCAGTACTCGCCGCTGCTGCGGGATCGGGAAGTAGAACGCCGACACCAGGTCGAACGGCGCGTTCGGGACGGGTTCGACAGTCAGGTCCACCCGATTCCACGAGATGGTCCCGTCCGGATCTGCTTCGCGTGCTCTGTCGACGGCGACCTGCGAGATGTCGACCGCTGTCACGGCCCACCCCTTGCCGGTGAGC
This genomic window from Gordonia sp. PDNC005 contains:
- a CDS encoding response regulator transcription factor, coding for MIPVLLADDETLIRSAMATMLGLEDDLDVVADVSTGEDLVRLWRARVDGGLPTAVAVLDLQLPGIDGIEVAQHILAMSPDAGTLIVTSHGRPGYLKRALSVGVRGFLPKTASAETLAAVIRSVHDGGRYVDPELAAEAISTGDSVLTAREADVLEFAIDGSSIDEIAARAHLSPGTTRNYLSSAMAKLAVANRYEAAVKARELGWI
- a CDS encoding class I SAM-dependent methyltransferase, coding for MSDNHDHHAAPTQAPRHPESAQEWDERYRVSDRIWTTNVNPALLAEADSLEPGTALDVGSGEGADARWLTGKGWAVTAVDISQVAVDRAREADPDGTISWNRVDLTVEPVPNAPFDLVSAFYFPIPQQRRVLVDVLIGAVAPGGTLLVVAHEAEGMRAHGFDPADFIRPADIAGILGDGWVVELSEVRPRGIAAGNGAHINDEVLKARRLA